The genomic DNA GCTCATAACATGTGAAAGTTGAGGGCGAAATCAAGCAACTTTTGGTATCATATTTCTACACCAAGCTTAGCAGTTCTGTAAGTTCAGTGCAACCCGATAACGaacgttttttcttcttcttttttttgttagccgTGCTAATGTCTCCATTTCTCTTCTATCCCACAGTATCCAATTGTGTCAACCATAAACTAATCGAAACAACAGTTTCACTTTCCAATTTTAGCTTTACTGCCAGGAGACAAAACGTGATCGAGCGACTTGTCGTTCTTTTATTACAACAAAGATGAAGAATTAATGTTGTTTGCTGGATTTGATGCATGTTTATTAATGCAAAACCAAACAGGAGATGTATCAACCAATCAAGGTCACTACGAACGGTACAAAAGACAGGGTGTCGTAGCCTAATAACGATAATAAATTTTACACCGTTTCGGGTCTGCTCCTACAGAAACGCCTCAGTTTTTCAGTTTAgtttcaattttcaaattcATGGAATTTTATGTGTTTATCAGTAGAAAATGGATAATACTTGCTTAACAATATATTATCTTTGTATAACTTATTTACAACTTTAAATTTCGATCCTTAGGTTTACGCTGTGTTCGACTATCATAAATGCGGCAATTGTATATCTTCCTTctcacacataaacacaccacAAGCCGATAAAATTGTAAACACCGTTTAAAAACCGACTCGTGCTCCCCGCACCTTCGCACCGTCGTCAGTGCGAAATTCCATCCCAGCGCTTACGACCGTGCTGAAGTTCAACGTTCCACCGGCTGCGCGGCTCACGTTCATGAGTCAAGTTCATGGGCCAGGCTATGCAAATGGTTACAATACACACTCCATACACACCGGCGGTGGATATAGCTGACATTAATCATCCCGTAAAAACGCGTGAACTGACCTACTGATGAAGCGCAGCCGAGCCAAACACTACAAAACGAACGACTTCAACGAGCAATTCGACGACGAACCGGCTACTCGTGGTAAAGCTATTTGGCGTGGGCTACGTGAAAAGAGTGGAtcgaaataagaaaaaaagcatacaGACACGATGTatagtggggggggggggggagcatgCGAAAGAGTGTGTATGGAGTAAGCATAAATGATAAATCGATCATCTGGACGCTCATGTATGTatctatacacacacacacacacagatccGGAGTTCGGGATCAATAGGATAGGCCGGACACAATGTGTTGTCTGACCAAGGGGATCTGGCCAGCTTTGGTGGAGGACGTGGCGACCCAGAAGTCGACAGTGCAGCAGGTTCCACTTTCAGCAGAAATGAAAGAGGATCACTTGCCGCATAACCTGTTACGCGGGTCGGCCCGGTAGTTCAATGCGGCTTGTCGGAATGTTTCTTCACGGCATTCATCGAAGCACGGGATTACTGCTCTTTTTATTTCGAACTGTGTATCACATTGTGGACGACAAACACCATgcagagtgagagcgagagaggagaaaaaaaggatgaatgaagaaaaacataaacaggTAGCTGCTTAAAACTGCTCCAATAAATTTGATTTACATAGAACTCCTTTGTACACCGAGCCGCATGTCCACAGGAAGAGCTGCGCGTAATGTTATGGAAATGAAGTTCGAAGAAACAGGCTCAATGGCGTAGGTTTTTACAATGGCGTTGCATGGCTTAGTGTTTGAAACATGCAGCGTGAGCTTCATCGTCTTAAACTTGTAAATATATAAGATGCAGTGGTAGAATGCACATAACAAATCTAGTCTCCCCAAGTATTAAAGCTTTTTATAGCACAAATTGTAGTTTTATACCGCTAAGCTTTCGTTTGGTCATTAAAGCCTTTTCAGACCAGCCAAAATAGGTAACCATCTGCATGGAGCCCATAACACCATTGATCACAACTAAAACACAAACCGTACGAATTAATTAGCAGGCCAGTTAAATTGTACCCTCTGCTCTTGAATATTCGCCTCACGTCTGTCATTATGTTTACGAATCCGTTCTCGTGAGTCAGCGATGCCATTTTACCCATCGTTCAAATCAATTACAACCTCCAAGACCTCGACCGCCGATCGATGCGATACAATTAGATTGGGTTGTTGGTTCTAGTGGGATTGAAAGCGAGCCGGGTGGCGCAGAGAACAGACCGTCGCATTGAAACCGTTAAAGGCCGCTCGTAAAGGTGAacaatttgtgtgtgtttggctttGCTCGACATTTTCGGTAAGTGCTTAGCGTGCATTCTCCGCGAACATCACCCCAACAAAGATGTTGGGTGTACGGTCACTTCAAATCTTCAAGAGCATAGTTGCCTTTACCTTCacattacaaaaaaaccctcacacacacacacacacacaaccatctAATGCGCTCAGAGCGCGGTCAATTTGTCGATCGATTAAAGCTAATTCTGTTTGTCTCGGACCGGATAGAGAAGCGCTacggtttgctttctttcgtttCACGTAAGCTCATCACCTCATCTTCACCATTGTTTGCATCTTTCCGTGGGCTCGCTGCTCAATCGGTGCACCGAGGTACACCGACCCAATTTATGACCGCACTGGTTGAACCCGCGAAATGTGTGCTACAATTATCGCACTGACAGCGATGCACAATTGCGTTTTGCTGggtgggtggatggatggatggacggatGGGTGGTTGATGCTGAACGCAAGGCGTCAAACGCTGACCGAGAAGAGTTGTAGAATGGAGCCAAAACACTCAACATTAATGTGGGTACTGTTTAGCTGGGATAATTGTATGGACTGAGCATTGGACCGAAACAAAGCATTGATTGCTgatttttgctttaaaaatcACTTTCGGATCACTGTTTAGAGAGATCCATCTTGGACTTCGTCACGTTCGATTGGTACTTCTTCGAGCTCCGTTGTTTTTACGTGTTTTCAACGTGTTCTgcgtgccttgccgtgtgaaatTTGCTGTCTATAGTTGCACTGGTGTCTTGTCCTCAATTCGTGTCAGATTCCGGCCTGATTTGTTGCATCACCGCGCTGTTATCGACTATTATTCGAGCTAGCGTCCTCGACGTTTCACGCACTCGTTCTTGTTTTGTGTTAGTGCGTTTCGTTCCTGTGTCAGTGCAGCTCAGTGTTTACGATGGCTACGTCCTGTCCTTCGTGCTCCCTGCCTGTAAACAACGAAGAACTGTACAAGTGTGCGGGCTCCTGCGATACATCTTACCATCTTCGTTGTATTGGAGTCCCCGAAGCTGCTCTTCCGGAATTCACACGGCCCGATGCTCAAGCCCTCTGGATTTGCGCAAGTTGCAACGCATCGCGGCTTAGCGGTAGAGCTATATTCAATGAGCTCAATACCGCTCTCGATGTTCTGAAGGACGAGTTGCTTCGTGAATTTGACGGTCGTCTTACTGCCGTCTTGGATGCTGTGCGTGCTGATGTACTGTCGGCTGTTGACAGGAGCAATTCCAACACGCACACGTTGATGCCACTCGCACCActaacatcatcaaccgccGCAGCAACGCCATTAAGCTCCCGCCCCGGTGAACTGGACCGAGCGTCCCAAAACGCTCCTAACCGCAATGCGCCTAAACGTAGGCTTGTCGATTTCACGCCTCCTGATGCCGTTTCTGCGCCACCTCTCAACGTTGGCACTGCACCGATTTCACCATCGTCTCGTACCGTGCTGACCGTCCCGTTGAATGTGTCCAACGGGCCGAAATTCTGGTTATACCTTACCAGAATTGCTCCATCGGTGTCGGACTCCGATTTCAAGCTGATGGTGGCTTCTCAGCTAGGTACTGATGACGTCATCACTATTAGACTGGTGCCACGTGACAAGGATCCAGGCACTCTCAGCTTTATCTCCTTTAAAGTTGGGATGTCGCCTGACTTAAAAGAAAAGGCGCTTTCACCATCCACTTGGCACAACGGTATAGTGTTCCGTGAATTCACCGACCACCGCACTTCACAAACAGCACAGAATTTTTGGCACACAGGACCCCGGGAACCACTTCCGACCACCAGTACACGAGTCAACTTGCCGCCCAACCACCTGAATCCGCCGCTCTCCGATCCGCACCACGCCACTATGCCCGAGCCACCACTGCCTTAACTACACGTGTTCTCCGTGATACTCCGCCGACACATGCACAGGCTCCTAACTTAGAGCTTCTCCTATACTACCAGAACGTCAGAGGACTGCGCACCAAGCTGAACAACACCCGACTCGCATTATCTGAGGCTGATCTCGATGTATTGGTACTTACCGAAACCTGGCTCGACGAATCGATACCCAGCGCACTACTAGCTGACACGCAATTCATCGTATACCGTTGCGACCGAAGTACTGATAACAGCATACACTCTCGTGGTGGAGGTGTGCTCATCGCTTGTGCCGCTTCGTTAAACAGCTTCATGTTACGTCACGCTTTCTCATCGCTTGAGCTCCTGTGGGTGTGCGTAAAACTTCATCGCTGCAGCCTGTTCATCGGTGTTATCTACATCGCTCCTGAACGCAGTTCCTCTGTGGATGTGTTCGACAATCTGCATGAGAGTGTATGTGACATTTCCGAACGTATGTCGCAAAACGACctactgttgctgtttggtGACTTCAACATGCCAGCTATTACCTGGCATGCCGCTACCGACCCACCACGCCACTTCATGCCCAACTATTCATCATCCGGTTGCTCTCTCATCGATGGCATGACCTACAATGGATTGCTGCAATTGTCAGGGGTGAAAAATCATCGCGATCGCCAGCTGGATTTACTTTTCGCTAACCCTGCCGCCGCTGAAAGCTGTTCGTTTGTTCATTCCGCACCATGCCCCCTTGTGCCTATCGACCTGCATCACCCCGCACTGGAGACCACTATTTCGGTTCCGTCACCCCCAGCCGCTCATCTACCTCGCAGTGACCGTGGTCTCCGTGGATTCAACTTCCGGAAAATGAACCATTCGAGACTTATTGCCGTCCTGTCGGCTGTCGACTGGTCTTTCATCGAGGAATCCTGCAACATCGATGCTGCTGTCTCCAAGTTCAATGAGAAGATCACCGCTGCCTTTCCTTCCTGTTGTCCCTTCCTCTATCCCCCTCCTCACCCCCCATGGTCGAACAGATCGTTGCGCACTCTGAAATCCGACAGGAATCGAGCTTTTCGTAATTATCGTCGCAACCGTAACCCGACTACGCttcgtatttttaaatatgcatCCAGCGCTTATCGCTCTTATAACCGTTGGCGCTACGCGTCCTTTGTAGTACGGCTACAAGAC from Anopheles stephensi strain Indian chromosome 2, UCI_ANSTEP_V1.0, whole genome shotgun sequence includes the following:
- the LOC118502442 gene encoding uncharacterized protein LOC118502442; its protein translation is MATSCPSCSLPVNNEELYKCAGSCDTSYHLRCIGVPEAALPEFTRPDAQALWICASCNASRLSGRAIFNELNTALDVLKDELLREFDGRLTAVLDAVRADVLSAVDRSNSNTHTLMPLAPLTSSTAAATPLSSRPGELDRASQNAPNRNAPKRRLVDFTPPDAVSAPPLNVGTAPISPSSRTVLTVPLNVSNGPKFWLYLTRIAPSVSDSDFKLMVASQLGTDDVITIRLVPRDKDPGTLSFISFKVGMSPDLKEKALSPSTWHNGIVFREFTDHRTSQTAQNFWHTGPREPLPTTSTRVNLPPNHLNPPLSDPHHATMPEPPLP